In Melitaea cinxia chromosome 4, ilMelCinx1.1, whole genome shotgun sequence, a single genomic region encodes these proteins:
- the LOC123669908 gene encoding putative elongator complex protein 4, with protein MSSFHKSSLSCSSINGTKLKNNLSYVSSGIPSLDFVIGGGLPTSGLFLVEEDYLGSYSRVLTKYFLAEGVVCKHDLFIASADENPEEIVKELPQVCTLPSDDKVKDASPGNMKIAWRYEGLGQVESSFGSNTNFGHHFDLSRHIAIDIINKCNITYCHLTHNESKINSFKNDLYHTLLLKIKKTLLKEEYRTNSKNKNVLRISIQSLGSPIWMSMDCDDESHSTYGQDLIKFLYCLRVLLRNTNAVAFITIPSHLFDDDRIMKRLLYSADNAVRIESFAGSSKETNPVYSEYHGLFHITKLSAVYSLVPYVPPSLDLAFKLRRKKFVIEKLHLPPELQESSEREQDDITAVPKTCGGFKKKDIDF; from the exons ATGTCTAGTTTTCATAAATCATCACTGTCCTGTTCAAGTATAAATGgaacaaagttaaaaaataacctCTCTTATGTGTCTAGTGGTATACCATCATTAGATTTTGTTATTG gtGGCGGTTTACCGACTAGTGGTCTCTTTCTTGTAG AGGAAGACTATCTAGGAAGTTATAGTAGAGTTCTTACAAAATACTTTCTCGCCGAAGGCGTTGTATGTAaacatgatttatttattgcttcTGCTGATGAAAATCCTGAAGAAATC GTAAAAGAATTACCCCAAGTTTGTACACTGCCTTCTGATGATAAAGTGAAAGATGCATCACCTGGTAATATGAAAATTGCTTGGAGATATGAGGGACTTGGTCAAGTGGAATCATCATTTGGTAGCAATACAAACTTTGGTCACCACTTTGATCTGAGTAGACACATTGCCAttgatataattaacaaatgtaATATTACTTACTGTCATTTGACACACaatgaaagtaaaataaatt CTTTTAAGAATGATCTCTatcatactcttttgttgaagATCaagaaaacattattaaaagaagaatatagaactaatagtaaaaataaaaatgttctccGTATAAGCATTCAATCACTAGGATCCCCTATATGGATGTCAATGGATTGTGATGATGAATCTCACAGTACCTATGGCCAAgatcttattaaatttttatactgttTAAGAGTATTACTCAGAAATACCAATGCCGTGGCGTTTATTACAATTCCTTCACACTTGTTTGAT GATGATCGCATCATGAAGAGGCTTCTATACTCAGCGGATAATGCCGTAAGAATAGAATCATTTGCTGGATCTAGTAAAGAGACTAATCCAGTATACAGTGAATATCATGGACTGTTTCATATAACAAAGCTATCTGCTGTTTATTCCCTCGTGCCTTATGTACCTCCAAGTTTAGATCTAGCCTTCAAATTGAGAAGGAAGAAGTTTGTCATAGAAAAACTGCATTTGCCACCAG aACTTCAAGAATCAAGTGAGCGAGAGCAGGATGATATAACAGCAGTGCCTAAAACATGTGGTGgatttaagaaaaaagatatAGACTTTTAA
- the LOC123670404 gene encoding tetraspanin-15 — translation MQILSVLFFFYNYKGCGFLKVVCGFLLLSDSRRMLLSRLLAMPEDGLYEAPFYYVALALLAAGLTVCVTSAIGVWATYLPGYIILTFYFLIVLGMLLCECAAGVVAAVWPRCYGIQAARGGAVGALQSYYAVPDYEHFTAALDLAQTELECCGMTSARNYDMSLWQLRRLGPRGLSVPPSCCVQTEHASYLNPAPRNQSRCQEVQPIPEFRHVHGCQTKLEDWYQEQYFVFMISLFVVAVFKLAILLSTVFSCIQLKKSKHVKHFFTIKSMQSKSSENIYERNMSLHDEPITAKYIQPNNFYSPRVRNPRIFNKPNDMV, via the exons ATGCAAATActtagtgttttatttttcttttataattacaaGGGTTGTGGTTTCCTGAAAGTGGTATGTGGCTTCCTACTTCTAAGTGATTCTCGAAGGATGCTTTTATCCCGGTTGCTTGCGATGccagaggacggcctgtacgagGCTCCGTTTTACTACGTTGCTCTCGCACTCCTAGCAGCTGGACTTACAGTTTGCGTAACATCTGCTATAGGCGTTTGGGCAACATATTTACCtggatatattattttaactttt TATTTCCTGATAGTTCTCGGCATGTTGCTCTGCGAGTGTGCAGCGGGTGTGGTGGCGGCGGTGTGGCCGCGCTGCTACGGCATCCAGGCGGCGCGGGGCGGGGCAGTCGGCGCGCTGCAGAGCTACTATGCGGTGCCCGACTACGAGCACTTTACGGCGGCGCTGGATTTAGCTCAGACCGAG CTAGAATGCTGCGGCATGACAAGCGCGCGCAACTACGACATGTCGCTGTGGCAACTGCGGCGGCTCGGCCCGCGCGGCCTCTCCGTGCCGCCCAGCTGCTGCGTGCAGACCGAGCACGCGTCCTACCTCAACCCCGCGCCGCGCAACCAGTCGCGCTGCCAGGAGGTACAACCCATACCGGAGTTCAGACACGTGCAT GGTTGTCAGACTAAATTAGAAGATTGGTACCAGGAGCAGTACTTCGTGTTCATGATATCGCTGTTCGTGGTTGCCGTTTTCAAACTAGCAATATTATTAAGTACCGTGTTCTCATGTATTCAGTTAAAAAAGAGCAAGCATGTGAAACATTTCTTCACTATAAAAAGTATGCAGAGTAAATCAAGTGAAAATATTTACGAACGTAATATGAGCTTACATGACGAGCCTATAACAGCAAAATACATACAACCGAATAATTTCTACAGTCCGCGCGTACGCAACCCGAGGATTTTCAACAAACCCAATGATATGGTATGA